A region of Aquarana catesbeiana isolate 2022-GZ linkage group LG08, ASM4218655v1, whole genome shotgun sequence DNA encodes the following proteins:
- the LOC141104884 gene encoding uncharacterized protein, whose protein sequence is MTRTFIEEDTPTEISTGHAMEKPSKDPLTLSPGCKMEDEDITGDCGGEKTMISTMDGGLHGVDRPWTPSDSEQPRTVRGGAGIQGKKYNSYPEYEEHFCSELSLTVHQRSHRAEKFHSCTKCGKCFSQKSALIVHQRSHTGEKPYSCLECGKCFSLKSHLNTHYRFHTGEKPYFCLECGKCFPLKSHLNTHLRSHTGEKPFPCPECGKYFSIKSNLAKHQRTHTGEKAFSCPECGKCFSQKAHLISHQKSHTGEKPHSCPECGKCFTEKSDLVKHQRTHTGEKAHFCSECGKYFSRNSYLLTHQRSHTGEKPYSCLVCGKCFSLKTHLNKHLRSHTGEKPHSCPECGKCFRERKGLVKHQRTHTGEKAYACPECGKCFAQKHHLNTHQRTHTGEKPYSCLECGKCFSQKAGLLQHRTTHTGEKAYSCPECRKCFSQNSHLKIHRRIHTGEKPYSCAECGKGFLQKSDLVKHQRSHTGEKPYSCPECGKCFSLKYDFNRHCKSHTGE, encoded by the exons atgacgaggacattcatagaggaggacactcctacagagatcagcacag gacacgccatggagaaaccctcaaaggatcctctcactttatctccaggttgtaaaatggaagatgaggacatcacaggagattgtggaggagaaaagacaatgatctccactatggatggtggacttcatggtgtggatagaccatggactccctctgactctgagcaacctcgtactgtgagggGTGGTGCCGGGATTCAGGGGAAGAAGTATAATTCCTATCCTGAATATGAGGAACATTTTTGCTCTGAATTAAGTCTTactgtacatcagagatctcacagggCTGAGAAGTTCCATTCCTGTAcaaagtgtgggaaatgtttttcacagaaatcagCCCTTATtgtacatcaaagatctcacacgggtgagaagccgtattcttgccttgagtgtgggaaatgtttttctctCAAGTCCCACCTAAATACACATTATAGgtttcacacaggtgagaagccatatttctgtcttgagtgcgggaaatgttttccacTCAAGTCCCATCTTAATACACATctaagatctcacacgggggagaagccgtttccCTGTCCCGAGTGTGgaaaatatttttcaataaaatcaaaccTTGCCAAACATcaaagaactcacacaggtgagaaggcattttcctgccctgagtgcgggaaatgtttttcacagaaggcccATCTTATTTCACATCAGAAGTCTCACACGGGTgaaaagccacattcctgtcctgagtgcggaaaatgttttacaGAAAAATCAGATCTTGTAAAACATCAAagaactcacacgggtgagaaggcACATTtctgttccgagtgcgggaaatatttttcacGGAACTCATATCTTCtcacacatcaaagatctcacacgggggagaagccgtattcttgccttgtgtgcgggaaatgtttttctctcAAGACCCATCTTAACAAACATCTgaggtctcacacgggtgagaaaccacattcctgtcccgagtgtggaaaatgttttagaGAAAGAAAAGGCCTTGTAAAACATCAAagaactcacacgggtgagaaggcATAcgcctgccctgagtgcgggaaatgttttgcacagaAGCACCATCTTAATACGCATCAGAGGACTCACACGggtgaaaagccgtattcctgtctcgagtgtggaaaatgtttttcacaaaaagcCGGCCTTCTACAACATCGAACAACCCACACTGGTGAGAAggcgtattcctgccctgagtgcaggaaatgtttttctcaGAATTCCCATCTTAAGATACATCGGAgaattcacacgggggagaagccgtattcctgtgctgagtgcggaaAAGGTTTTTTACAGAAATCTGACCTTGTtaaacatcaaagatctcacacaggggagaagccgtattcctgccctgagtgcgggaaatgtttttcactcaAGTACGATTTTAACAGACACTGTAAGTCTCACACGGGTGAGTAG